GCTTCGGTCCTTCAGCCCTGCCCGAGGTGGCGGTGCTGGCCGCGCTGATCGGCCTCATCGCCTGCCTTGGCATCGCCGCCCAGACCATCCTGCAATCGCGCATCGCCACCCGCCTGCCCGGCGGCGCCCGTCCGCTGGCGCCGCTGCCGCTCGGTGCAGCCCGCGCACCGGTCGAGACGATGGCCTGGAGCGTTCTTCTGCTGCTGGTCGCGGCGCCGCTGGCGGCGTTGCTGGCGACCAGCCTCGTCCGGGTCTATGGCCTGCCCATCGGTTTCGACACGCTGACGCTGGCCCATTACCGCGAGGTGCTGGCGCTCGATCAGGTCGGGCGCGCCTTCGCCAATTCGGTGCTGCTGTCGGGATCGGCCGCCCTGCTGCTCGCCCTGATGGCGATTCCGCTGGCCCACACCATGGCACGGAGCGGCGGTGCCGGGCGGATTGCCCGCGCGGTCGGGGTGCTGGTGGAACTGCCGCATGCCGTGCCGGGGGTGGTGCTGGGCATCGGCTGCATCCTGCTGTTCCTGAAGCCGTTGCCGGGGCTGGGCTTCAGCCTGTACGGCACGCTGTGGATCATCCTGGCGGCCTATCTGGTCCGCTTCCTGCCGCTGGCCCTGCGTCCGGTCCAGGCCGCCTGCGCCGCGCTCGACCCGACGGTGGAGGAGGCCGCCCGCGCGCTCGGGGCCGGGCCGCTGCGCCGCCTGCTGACGGTGGTGGCGCCGCTGGTCGCGCCGGCGGCAGCGGCCGGCGGGCTGCTGGTCTTCCTGACCGCCTTCAACGAGCTGACCGTTTCCATTCTGCTGTGGTCGCAGGGGCGGGAAACGCTGGGCGTCGTCGTCTATGCGCTGGAGGAAGGCGGTAGCCCGACCTTGGGCGCCGCCCTGGGCGTCATCGCCATTCTGGTGGTGCTGGCGGCCATGCTCGCCGCCGGGGCGCTGGGCCGCCGCCTGCCGCCCGGCGTGGTGCCCTGGCGGGAATAAACGTCTCAGTCCGGCAGCCCCGCGGCCTTGCGCACCGCCTCCAGAACCGTCAGCACATCGCGCGCCTGCCCCGCCGTCACCGGCGGCGGCGCGCCGTCGAGGATCGCCGCCGCCACGCCGCGGTAGAAGGCGGGATAGTCGCCGCGCAGGGTCTCCACCCGGCGCTCCAAACCGTCGGCCTGGACCAGCAGGGCGTGATTCTCCGGATCGTCCAGGCCCCAGTCCGCCTCGGTCGGCATGCCGCCGGCACGCAGCGCCGCCTCCTGCCCGTCCATGCCATGCTTCAGGAAACTGCCGCGGTCGCCATGCAGCTGGAAGCGCGGACCCGGCCGGCAGACCACCGTCCCGCAATGGAGGATCGCCCGCATCGGGCCATAGCCCAGCACGATGTGGAACCAGTCGTCGACCTGTGCGTCGGGCCGCTGGGTTCCGACATCGGCGAGGATGCGGTCGGGCATGCCGAACAGGGTCAGCGCCTGATCGATCAGATGCGCGCCCAGATCGAACAGCACGCCCGATCCGGCCAGCGTCTGCTCCCGCCAGCCCTGCTTGATCTGCGGCCGGAAGCGGTCGAAGTGCGCCTCATAGTGATAGGGACGGCCGACCTCGCCCTTCTCCAGGCAGGCGCGCAGCGTCAGGAAGTCGTTGTCCCAGCGGCGGTTCTGGAAGACGGTCAGCAGCCGCCCCTGCCGCTCGGCCAGCGCGATCAGTTCGTCGGCCTCCGCCGCGGTGGTCGCCATCGGCTTGTCGATCACCACATGCTTGCCGGCCAGCAGCGCCTCGCGCGCCAGGGGGGCGTGGCTGGTGTTGGGGGTGGCGATCACCACGAGGTCGATGCCGGGGTCGGCGATCACCGCCTCGACCGTCGTCGCCTCCGCCCCCGGTGCGCTGCGGCGGATGTCGTCGGTGCGCGAACTGGCGACCGCCTTCAATTGCAGGCGCGGCTCGCTCAGGATCAGCGGCGCGTGGAACACCGACCCGGCAAGGCCGAATCCCAGCAGGCCGACCGACAGGCTCCTCATCGTCTCTTCCCTTCCTCGAGGCTGGCAACCGACACAGCAGATGGGCGTCCGGCGGGGAGCGGCCAAGGGGCTATCGGCCAGGGCCGGGCGACGGCGCCCGGCCCCCTGCCGTCCCGGCCTACGGCGTGATCGCCACCTTCAGCACGCCGTCGCGCTGGTGGCCGAACAGATCGTATGCCTCCTCGATCCGGTCCAGCGTGAAGCGGTGGGTGACCAGCGGCTTCAGGTCCACCCGGCGGGAGGCGACGACCGCCATCAGCCGGCGCATCCGCTCCTTGCCGCCGGGGCAGAGCGAGGTGACGATGGTGTGGTCGCCCAGCCCCGCCGCGAAGGGTCCCAGCGGAATGCGCAGGTCGCCCGAATAGACGCCGAGGCTGGACAGCGTGCCGCCCGGCCGCAGGACACGCAGCGCCGCCTCGAAGGTCGCCTGGGTTCCCAGCGCCTCGATGGCGACATCGACGCCGCGGCCGTCGGTCAGCCGCATGATCTCCTCCACCGGATCGACGCTGCGGAAATCGACCACATGATCGGCGCCCATGCGCCGCGCCATCTCCATCCGCGCCGGCACGGCGTCGACGCCGATGATGGTGGTGGCGCCCTTCAGCTTGGCCCCGGCGGTGGCGCACAGCCCGATGGGCCCTTGGGCGAACACCGCCACCGTGTCGCCGATGCGGATGTTGCCTCGCTCCGCTCCGGCGAAACCGGTGGACATGATGTCGGGGCACATCAGCACCTCCTCGTCCGTCAGATCGTCGGGGACGGGAGCGAGGTTGACCATCGCGTCGGGCACCAGGAGATATTCGGCCTGGGAGCCATCGATGCTGTTGCCGAAGCGCCAGCCGCCCAGTGGCTTCCAGCCATGCCTGGTGCCGGCGCCGTCCTGGGAATGGCAGCCGCACAGGCAGGCGTTGCCGTGGCCGCTGGGGGTGATGGCACCGGCGATGACCCGCTGGCCCTCTCGATAGCCGCTGACGGCCGAGCCCAGCTTCTCGATGATGCCGACCGGTTCATGCCCGATGGTCAGGCCGCGTGCGACCGGGTATTCGCCCTTGAGGATGTGGATGTCGGTTCCGCAGATCGTCGTCGTGGTGATGCGGATCAGCGCGTCGAGCGGTCCAACGTCGGGGACCGGCTTGTCGTCCAGCACGATGCGGCCCGGTTCGACGAACACCGCCGCTTTCATCATGACCATGGCGTCCTCCCTTTCTGGTGGCCGCCGGTTCCGGAGCTGTTTGGCGTGACCTTCGCAAACGGCCCGCGGCCGGCGCTGTGCTTCACGCCCGCCAGTGTAGCGCAGCCGGGAGGAGGACGCTTTGATGCAGATTAAACATGGAGCGGAAGAGTGGGTTTCGATGCGCCGCCGTCCATCTTGACGCCCGCTGAAGCTCGATTAGATTTTGCCCGCGACGGGGTGCCTCACGCTATGGGACCCCGGTGTATTCGAAGACCGTGTCCTGCATGTTGCTCTGCGGAGGATGTGTGCGATGCCAGCGACCAGACCCTTGCATTCCCCAATCGGCCGGACCGGAGAGTGCGAGCGCCCGAGATAACGGCTGAACTCCGGCGCGCCAGACAACAACAAATCCCAAGAACATATCTTTTCCTGTGTCTGCGACAGCGGCCACGGGCACTATCCGCTGCCCATTTTCCTATATAAGTTCGATTTTTATTCTTCAAAAATCTTCTTGACTGCAAGACAGCCCTGAGTAAATTCCCGAACCGAAAGCACGGCCCATTCGGGCGCGCTTGAGAAAGACCGACATTCGCTTAAGATAAAGGAGTGTCACACCATGAAGTTCAAACCGCTTCACGACCGCGTTCTGGTCCGCCGCGTCGAATCCGACACCAAGACGAAGGGCGGCATCATCATCCCCGACACCGCCAAGGAAAAGCCGCAGGAGGGCGAGGTGATCGCCATCGGTCCGGGCGCGCGGGACGAGGCCGGCAAGCTGATCGCCCTCGACGTGAAGCCTGGCGACCGCGTGCTGTTCGGCAAATGGTCCGGCACCGAAGTGAAGATCGACGGCGAGGATCTCCTGATCATGAAGGAGAGCGACATCCTCGGCGTGATCGAGGCTGCCGCCGAACCCGCCAAGAAGGCTGCTTGATAGGGGAGGAACAGGACCATGGCTGCGAAGGACGTGAAGTTCGGCTCCACCGCCCGCGACAAGATGCTGCGCGGCGTGGACATCCTGGCCGACGCCGTGAAGGTCACGCAGCACGATGTGGAACCAGTCGTCGACCTGTGCGTCGGGCCGCTGGGTTCCGACATCGGCGAGGATGCGGTCGGGCATGCCGAACAGGGTCAGCGCCTGATCGATCAGATGCGCGCCCAGATCGAACAGCACGCCCGATCCGGCCAGCGTCTGCTCCCGCCAGCCCTGCTTGATCTGCGGCCGGAAGCGGTCGAAGTGCGCCTCATAGTGATAGGGACGGCCGACCTCGCCCTTCTCCAGGCAGGCGCGCAGCGTCAGGAAGTCGTTGTCCCAGCGGCGGTTCTGGAAGACGGTCAGCAGCCGCCCCTGCCGCTCGGCCAGCGCGATCAGTTCGTCGGCCTCCGCCGCGGTGGTCGCCATCGGCTTGNAGGAGCGCAAGGACCGCGTCGACGATGCCATGCACGCCACCCGCGCGGCGGTGGAGGAAGGCATCCTGCCCGGCGGCGGCGTGGCGCTGGCCCGTGCGGTCGCGGTGCTGGAGAACGTCAAGCCGGCCAATGACGACCAGCGCGTCGGCGTGGAGATCGTGCGCCGGGCGCTGACCGCCCCGGTCCGCCAGATCGCCGCGAATGCCGGCGTCGACGGCTCGATCATCGTCGGCAAGCTGAACGACAGCAAGGACTACAGCGTCGGCTACGACGCGGCCAAGGGCGAATGGTGCGATCTGGTCAAGGCCGGCATCATCGACCCGGCCAAGGTGGTGCGCACGGCCTTGCAGGACGCGGCCTCCGTCGCAGGCCTGCTGATCACCACCGAGGCGATGGTCGCCCAACTGCCGGAGAAGAAGCCCGCTGTGCCGGCCCCCGGCGCCGACATGGACTTCTGATCCGGGCTTTGCCCAGGCCTCCCAGCCGAACGGCTTCGGACTGGATATTCCCTGGACGGGGTCGCGCCACAGCGGCGCGGCCCCATTTTTTCAGCGACCGGCCGGCGTCCCTGGTTCCGGCAGAGGTCTAGCGCGGCGGGCTGGACGAGATATCGGGCGCAGGAAGTTCTCCGGACCGCGCATTCGAGTCACAACGACAACCTCCATCAACAGGATGGAACCCATAAGCAGAAGGTCGGTGTCCGCAGACGCGAGGGCACGAAAGACTGGTGACATTGTTTGGGCGCGATCAGCGGAGCATGGCTGGGATTCTTTTGGCGAACCAACCTTGGCCGTTGCACCCCCATCCCCATCTGGAAGGTCACACCGCTCACCGGAGGATCGTGATGCGCAGCACCCTGACCCTGTCGGCCACCCTTCTCGGCGCCCTGGCCGCTCCCGTTGCGGCCTCCCCGGCGCTGGCCCAATCGGGCACCGGGCCGGTGGTCAAGACCGTCCAGACCAGCGCCGGCCCGGTGGCGGTCAGCCGGTTCGCCGACGGGCTGGAACGGCCCTGGGGCATCGACTTCCTGCCGGACGGCCGGGCACTGGTGACGGAAAAGCCTGGGCGGCTGCGCATCGTGGCACGCGACGGCTCCCTCTCCGCCCCGCTCGACGGCACGCCGAAGGTGCGGGTCCAGGGTCAGGGCGGGATGATGGACGTGGCGGTCGATCCGCAATTCGCGCAGAACCGGACGATCTATCTCGCCTATGCCGAGGCCGGCGACGACGGCCTGTCCGGGACGGCGCTGGGGCGCGGCACCCTGACCGACCGCGGCATCGAGAATTTCCAGGTGATCTTCCGCCAGTCGCCCAAGGTGGATGGCGGCCACCATTACGGCACCCGCATCGTCTTCTCGGGCGACGGCCACATCTTCCTGACGCTGGGCGAACGTAACAAAATGAGTCCGGCGCAGGACCGCAACGCCACGCTGGGCAAGGTGGTGCGGCTGAACCGCGACGGCTCGCCGCCCAGGGACAACCCCTTCGCCGGGGAAGGCAAGGTGGCGGCCGCGGTCTGGTCCTACGGCCACCGCAACATCGCAGCGGCGGCCATCGACCCGCGCACAGGCTCGCTGTGGATCGCGGAAATGGGACCGGCGGGCGGCGACGAGCTGAACCGGCCGGAGGCCGGCAAGAACTATGGCTGGCCGCTGGTCAGCTGGGGCAATCATTACGACGGCCGCGACATCCCCGACCCGCCGACCCGCAAGGAGTTCACCGATGCGGTGATGCACTGGACGCCGGTGATCTCGCCGTCCGGGATGGCCTTCTACCAGGGCGGCCTGTTCCCGAACTGGCAGGGCAGCGCCCTGATCGGCGGACTCAGCGCCAGGGCGCTGGTCCGGGTCGCCATCGACGGCGCCAGCGCGAAGGAGGCGGAGCGCATTCCGCTCGACGCGCGCATCCGCGATGTGGCACAGGGGCCGGACGGCGCCCTCTATGTGATCACCGACGCTTCGGACGGTGCGGTCCTGCGGCTGGCGCCAGCGAAATAGCCCTCCGACCGGGGCGCAAAGGACAGGAGCCGATGAGGATCCGCGATTACCGACCATCAGACGCCCCGGCGCTGGCACAGATCTACGCCCGTTCCGTCCGCGGCATCGGTCCGCGCTTCTACACGCCTGAACAGGTTGAGGCCTGGGCGGCACGGGCGCCGACGGTGGAGCGGGTGCGGGAGGCCTATGGCGACGGGCGCGTCGCCCTGGTCGCGGTGGACGAGGACGACCGGCCGGTCGCCTTCAGCGACGTGGAGCCGGACGGCCACATCAACTTCCTCTACTGCGCGCCGGAGGCGGCCGGCCGCGGCACCATGTCGGCGCTGGTCGACCTGCTGGAGGAACGCGCCGCGGCACTGGGCTATCGCCGCCTGCATGTGGAAGCGAGCGAGGCGGCCCGCCCCTTCCTGCTGCGCCGCGGCTTCACCCTGCTGGCGCGGCGCGATCTCCGGATCGACGGCGTGCCGATCCACAACTACGCGATGGAGAAGCGGCTGGGGAAGGGCTGGAGCTAGGCGGCTCTTGCTCTCTCCCTGCCCCTCCTCCCGATAATCGCCCCTATTTTACCGTTCGATTTCCTTGTTCCAGCGCTGGTTCCAGTCCGGGCGCTTCTCGTTGATGACGTCCCAGTCCACCGTCACGGCGGTCTTCATGTAGCCCTGGAACTTGGCCATCTCGTCGGCGACGTCGGCCGGTGCCTTGACCGTGGTGTTGGACGGGATCTGCGCGCCGTACTGCAGGGCGGCAAGCTGCGCCTCCGGGCTCAGCAGATAGGCGGCGAGCTTCTGGGCGGCCTCGTTGTCCGGGTTCTTGGCGACGACGCATTCGCCGACCATCAGGATGACCGAGCCTTCCTTGGGCTGGACATACTCCACCGGAATGCCCTTGGCCTTCAGCGTGCCGACGCCGGTCGGGGTCAGCGGGAAGATGGCCGCCTCGCCGGTCTGCACCATCTCCGCGATCTTGGCGGAGCTGGGGATGTATTCCAGCACGTTCGGGCCGATGGTCTTGCGCCAGGTGGTGAAGCCCGGATCGACGTTGGTCTCGCTGCCGCCCTTGATGCGGTTGTACATCAGGAAGGCATGCAGGCCGAAGGAGCTGCTGGCGGCCGACTGGACGACGATCTTGCCCTTGTACTTGGCGTCGGCCAGATCCATCCAGCTGGTCGGCGGCGCCCAGCCCTTCTCCTCGAACATCGCCTTGTTATAGGCGAGGCCAGTCATGCCCATGTTGACGCCGACCGCCATGTCGCCCTTCATGCGCGAGGACGGATAGACCTGATCCAGCGCCGGCGACGGTTCCATCTTCTGGCACAGGCCCATGCCGATGGCGCGGTACATCAGCCCGTCGTCGAGGAAGACGACGTGCATCTGCGGATTGTCCTTCTGCGCCTGCAGCTTGGCCAGGATGTCCGACGAGGTGCCGGGGACGACCACCACCTTGATGCCGGTCGCCTTCTCGAAGGCGGGGAAGACATGCTCGGTGTAGGTCTTCTCCATCGTGCCGCCGTTCATGCCGATATAGACCGTCTTGGTCTGGGCGGCGGCGGGGGTGGAGAGGGCTGCGGCCGCCGTGATGGCAACCGTGGCGAGACCGGTGAGCGACAGGGTACGCAAGCTGGGCATGCACGTCCTCCAATGGGCCAAGGGGTGAGGTCTTAGGCGGTCGGTTGAAAGCGGTCGATGCGGAAGGGCTCCAGCGGCATGGCCGTTTCGCCGGTGGCGACCAGCTCGGCCAGCGTCTGGCCGACGCCGGGGCCGATCTGGAACCCGGCGCCGGAAAAGCCGAAGGCGTGGAACAGTCCGGGTGTGGTGCGGCTGGGACCGACGATCGGGTTGCGGTCGGGCGTGTAACCCTCCACCCCGGTCCAGCAGCGGATGACATGGGCGTGGCGCAGCTGCGGGAACAGCTCCGCCGCGTCGCGCATCAGGGTCAGCACGGCGTCGCGCTGCGGCCGGGCGCGGTCTGCGTCCAGGGCGAAGCCGCGCCCGCCGCCGACCACCATGTTGCCGCGCGGCACCTGCCGGCCATAGACGCCGCCGCCCTCGACACCGATGTTGACGTCGAGGAAGCGGGGCAGTGGCTCGGTCACCGCCATGTTGGGATGGAGCGACTCAAGCGGCACCGGCTCGCCGAAGGCTTCCGCCACCCGCCAGGACCAGGCGCCGGCGGTGTTCAGCAGGAAGCGGGCGCGGACTTCGAGATCGTCGCCGCTCAGCAGGACGAAGCGGTCGCCCTCCTTCTCCACCCGGTCGACCGGAGTCTGTTCGCGCACCACCGCACCCAGCCCGGCCGCTGCGCGGGCGAAGGCGGGGGAGACGAGGCGCGGGTTGGCATGGCCGTCCTCCGGGCAGAGCGAGCCGCCGATGGCCCGGTCGCCCAGCGCCGGCCAGCGCCGGCGGAACTCCTCGCCGGTGACGATCTCCAGCCCGAGGCCGAAGCCCTGGCTGCGCTCGCGGTAATCGATCAGGGAGGCGAGGTCGGGCTCGCTGCGCGCCAACTTGAGATGGCCGGAGCGGATGTATTCGGCATCGGTGCCCAGCAGCTCCGGCAGGCGGCCCCAGATGGCATGGGCGCGTTGGGACAGCGGCAGCTGCTCCAGCGGGCGGCCCTGCCGGCGCACGCCGCCGAAATTGACTCCACTCGCCTTGGCGCCGCACCAGTCGCGTTCCAGCAGCGTCACCGACAGGCCGGCCTGCCGCAGGAACAGCGCCGCCGACCCGCCGACGATCCCGCCGCCGACGATGGCGACGTCGCACTCGATCCGTTCCCGCATCACGCCACCTCCCGCCCGTCGTCAGTGCCCTCTCCCCCCTGGGGAGAGGGAATAATCGTCGCGATAGGGAGAGGCTTGATCGGCGGCTGCGCGCGCAGGCGCCCTACCCCGTCGGGGCCGGTGCCGAGCGTGCGGGACAGCAGTTCCGCCGTGGTGGCGCTGCACATGCGCCCCTGGCAGCGGCCCATGCCGGCGCGGGTCAGCGCCTTGGCGCGGTTCATCTCACGGGCCTGTCCGCTGCGGGCGACCTCGCGCAGGGCACCGGCCGTCACGCCCTCGCAGCGGCAGATCATCGTGTCGTCGGCAAGGGAATCAGCCCAATCCTCCGGGAACGGGAAAGCGGCGTTCAGAACCCGCCGGAAGGCGGCGATGCGGGTGAGACGGCCGTCCAGCTCCCGTACGCGCGCGCCGTCCACCAGCAGCCTGCGATCCTCCAGCAGGGCCAGCGCCGCGCGCTCCCCAGCCAGTTCCGCCGCATCGGCTCCGGCGATGCCGCTGCCGTCGCCGGCCAGATAGACGCCGGGAACCGAGCTGCGCCCGGCCCCGTCCCGCTCAGGCAGCCATGCCCGGTCGGCCTCGTCGAAGCGGAAACGGCAGCCGGCGAGATCGGCCAGCTGCGTCTCGGACCGCAGGCCGAGACCGAAGGCAACGGCGTCGCAGGGCGTCCGCCGCTCGCGCCCGCGGGCATCGCGCAAGACCAGCGCATCGACCCGTTCCGCGCCCTCGGCACGCACCGGTCGGACGCCGTTGTGGATCGGCACGCCATGGGTGCGCAGCCAGCCGACGAACAGCAGCCCCTTCGCCAGCGTCACCGGGTCGCGCAGCATGCCGGGGGTGGCGCGCGCCTGCGCAGCGAAGGAGGTGGTGTCGAACACCCCCGCCACCTCGACCCCAGCCTTCAGATACTGGTAGGCGACCAGATAGAGCAGCGGTCCGGTGCCGAGGAAGGCCACCCGCCGGCCGACGGCACAGCCCTGGAACTTCAGCGCCACCTGCGACCCGCCCAGCGTGAAGACGCCGGGCAGCGTCCAGCCAGGGAAGGGCAGCACGCGGTCGGTGGCGCCGGTCGCCAGGATCAGATGGCTGAAGGGCAGAGTCTCGCTGCCGCCGTCGCACAGCAGGTCGAGCGCGCCGGCCTCGCAGTTCCACACCAGCGTGCGCGGGCGGTAGTCCACGCGGTCGCGGATCGCCGCCATGGCGCGGTGGACCGCATCGGCCTTGCCCGCCTCGAACCCGTACAGCGCCGTCTTCGGCCGGGTGAAGCCTCCTTCCGGCGGCTGGCGGTAGATCTGGCCGCCCCAGCGCGCGGCTTCGTCCACCACCACCGGGCGCAGCCCGGCGGCGACCAGCCGCTCCGCCGCGCGGATGCCGGCCGGACCGGCGCCGACGATGACAGGAGGGAGAACCCCGCTCACGACGTCCACTCCCCATTGCTGAGCAGCCGCATGCCGTCGGCGATGAAGGTGCCGCAGGCGCGCAGCCGCTCGCCCTCTTCCGTCCGCACCCAGCAATCCTGGCAGGCGCCCATCATGCAGAAGCCGGCGCGCGGGCTGTCGGCGAACTCCGTGCGGCGCAGCCGCTCCCCGTTGGTGAGCATGGCGGTCATGACGGTGTCGCCCTCCAGCGCCTCCACCGGGCGCCCGTCGAGGGTGAAGCGGACCACGCGCCGGCCCTGTTCGGCCACACGCTGCAGCAAAGCCATGATGAACGGTCTCCGAAGAGAGGGGACGGCCGGAGCGGATGCTCAGTGCTGGCCGACCAGGATGCGGTCCAACCCATAGACACGGTCGAGCAGAAGCACGGCGACCGCGGTGATGCCGATGATCAGAGCCGACACCGCCGCCATCATCGGGTCGATGGATTCGGTGGCGTACATGTACATCCGCACCGGCAGCGTCACGGTGGACGGTGAGGTGATGAAGATGGACATGGTCAGCTCGTCGAAGCTGTTGATGAAGGCGATCAGCCAGCCGCCGGTCACGCCGGGCAGGATCATCGGCAGGGTGACGCGGCGGAACACCGTCGCCTCGCTGGCGCCCAGCGAGAAGGCCGCCTGCTCCACGCTGCGGTCGAAGCCGGAGATGGCGGCGATCAGCAGGCGCATCACATAGGGCGTGACGATCACGATGTGGGCGGCCACCAGCCAGCCGAAGCTGCCCGTCGCGCCGATGACGGCGAACAGCCGCAGCATGGCGACGCCCAGCACCAGATGCGGGATGATCAGCGGCGACAGGAACAGCGCGTTGAGGAAGCCGCGGCCGGGAAACTCCCAGCGCGTGATGGCGAGAGAGGCCGGAACCGCCAGCGCCACCGCCAGTGTCGCCGCCAGGAAGGCCAGCCACAGGCTGTTCCAGAAGGACTGGACGAAGTCGGGGTGATGGAACACCGCCTCGAACCAGCGCAGCGAAAAGCCCTTGGTCGGCAGAGACAGCGTGTTCTCCGGCGTGAAGGCGACGAGGCAGACGATCGCCAGCGGCGCCAGCATGAAGATGACGACCAGCGCATGGAAAAAGAGGGCGACGGGTCCGTTGCGGGTCATGGCATTTCACCCCAGCCGGCGGCGGTAATGGCCTTCCACCACGCGGTGGTAGGTCAGCATGATGATCAGGTTGGCGGCCAGCAGGATCACGGCGACCGCCGCCCCCATCGGCCAGTTCAGGTCGCTCAGATACTGGTCGTAGACCACGGTCGCGACCATCTTCAGCCGCCGCCCGCCCAGCAGGCCGGGAATGGCGAAGGCGCTGGCGCTGAGGCCGAAGACGATCAGGCTTCCCGACAGGATGCCGGGCAGGATCTGCGGCGCAACCACCCGGACGATGGCCGTCCCGCGCGAGGCGCCGAAGGACAGCGCCGCCTGCTCCACCGCCGGGTCCAGCTTCTGCAGCGAGGTCCAGACCGGAATGACCATGAAGGGCAGCATGACGTGGACCAGCGCCACGATCACCGTGCCCTCGGTGTAGAGCAGCTTCATCCTGCCGATGCCGAGCGCGATCAGCGCCCCGTTCACCGGCCCTTCCGGCCCGAGCAGCATGCTCCAGCCGAAGGCGCGGACGACGACGGAAACCAGCAGCGGCGCCAGGATCACCAGCAGGAAGATCGAGCGCCATGGGTTGGTCATCCGGCTGAGGATGTAGGCCTCCGGCACGCCGATCACCACGCAGATGGCGGTCGCCAGCGCAGAGATCCGGAAGGTGCGGAAGAAGATCTCCAGATAATACTCGTCGGTCAGGACCGACAGGTAATGCTCGACCGTGAAGCCGCCGGTGCGGCCCGTCGCATAGTCGAACTGGTTGAAGGACAGCAGCGCCGTCAGGAACAGCGGCGTCAGCACCAGCGCCACGAACAGCAGCGCCGCCGGCGCCGACAGGAACAGCGGGGCGGAGCGCACGCGGCGTTCCGGCGTCTCATCGCCCGGCGATGCCGGTGCGGCGTCGGGAAGGGCGGCGCTCATCAGGTCACCTCGAGCGCGACGTCGGGCGCCTCCGCCATGGCGCCGCGATGGACGCGCACCACGGACGGAGTCCACTCAAGGCCCACCGGCGCACCCTGGTCGGCGGGAGCAGAGCCGTCGTTCGGCGTCACCACCATCACCGTGCCGAGCGGCCCGTCGATGTGATAGAGCCACTGGCTGCCCAGGAAGAAGCGGTCGGCGACCCGCCCGGTCAGCAGCCCGTTGGACGGCGCGGTCAGATGCATCTTTTCCGGACGGATGCACAGCGTCACCGTCTCGCCCACCGACAGGCCCGGCATTTCCACCGGCACGGCGATGCCGGCCAGCGACACCGTGGCGCCGGCGCCGGTCGCCGTCGCGACCTTGCCCGGCAACAGGTTGGTCTTGCCGACGAAGCGGGAGATGAACTCCGTCTCCGGATGCTCGTAGATGCGATAGGGCTGGTCGATCTGGGTGATGCGCCCGGCCTCCATCACCACGACGCGGTCGCTGATCGAGAAGGCCTCCGCCTGGTCGTGGGTGACCATGACGGTGGTGGTGCCGACCTTGCGCTGGATCTCGCGCAGTTCGTATTGCATCGCCTCGCGCAGCTTGGCGTCCAGGTTCGACAGCGGCTCGTCCAGCAGCAGCACCGGCGGGCGGATCACCAGGGCGCGCGCCAGCGCCACGCGCTGCCGCTGTCCACCGGAAAGCTCGCGCGGGTAGCGCTTAGCATAGGGGGAGAGATGGACGAGGGACAAGGCCTCCTCCACCCGCGGCTTGCGCTCGCCCTTTGGCACGCGCTGCATCTCCAGACCGAAGCTGACATTGTCGAACACGGTCATGTGCGGGAACAGCGCGTAGCTCTGGAACACGATGCCCAGCCCGCGGCTGTTCGCCTTGGCCCGCGTGATGTCGCGCCCGTCCAGCCGGATGGTTCCGGCCGACGGTTCGACGAAACCGGCGATCATCTGCAGGGTCGTGGTCTTGCCGCAGCCCGACGGGCCGAGCAGAGAGACGAACTCCCCCTTTTCCACCGACAGCGACACGTCGCCGACCGCGGTCAGCGGACCGTAACGCTTGGTGATGTTTTTCAATTCGAGGAACGACACTGGGGGAATTCTCCCTCTTGCGACAAATGGCCTCGGTCTCCGGGCCCCAC
Above is a genomic segment from Azospirillum humicireducens containing:
- a CDS encoding ABC transporter ATP-binding protein, which encodes MSFLELKNITKRYGPLTAVGDVSLSVEKGEFVSLLGPSGCGKTTTLQMIAGFVEPSAGTIRLDGRDITRAKANSRGLGIVFQSYALFPHMTVFDNVSFGLEMQRVPKGERKPRVEEALSLVHLSPYAKRYPRELSGGQRQRVALARALVIRPPVLLLDEPLSNLDAKLREAMQYELREIQRKVGTTTVMVTHDQAEAFSISDRVVVMEAGRITQIDQPYRIYEHPETEFISRFVGKTNLLPGKVATATGAGATVSLAGIAVPVEMPGLSVGETVTLCIRPEKMHLTAPSNGLLTGRVADRFFLGSQWLYHIDGPLGTVMVVTPNDGSAPADQGAPVGLEWTPSVVRVHRGAMAEAPDVALEVT